From a single Lentisphaera profundi genomic region:
- a CDS encoding glycosyltransferase family 4 protein — translation MKIALLTDGLYPYVLGGIQKHSFYLAKYLAREKIKVHIIHCVAKDQGIIEELEGFSEAELKLISFSCIRKRKPKSYPGHYIRESYLLSKLMFETMSDYSQFDFIYAQGFTGWHYGRVRVKDKSLPPLITNFHGLEMFQHAASLKEKLKQELFKWPVTHVSRLSGLNCSLGGKLTAILENLVSPNKIIETPIGISEDWLIDSNTIQRNKIRKFVFVGRYERRKGIEELSAVLKTLIHTQNFEFHFIGPIPEGKQISSKKIIYHGLLEEAGVKELLCSADLLVCPSYSEGMPTVILEAMANGCAIIASDVGAVSEEVDKSNGILIEAGSKEQLKDAILDFIKMNDEQLIKLKEASLQRVREQFLWSKVIMQNLKKITDHV, via the coding sequence GTGAAAATTGCCTTACTCACAGACGGACTCTACCCCTATGTATTAGGAGGCATACAAAAGCATTCTTTTTATTTGGCTAAATACTTGGCTCGTGAAAAAATTAAGGTTCATATTATTCACTGCGTGGCAAAGGATCAAGGCATTATTGAAGAGCTCGAAGGCTTCAGTGAAGCCGAGCTCAAACTTATTTCATTTTCATGTATTCGCAAACGTAAGCCTAAATCTTACCCGGGTCATTACATACGTGAATCATACTTACTCTCCAAACTCATGTTTGAAACCATGAGTGACTACTCCCAATTCGACTTTATTTATGCGCAAGGATTCACCGGTTGGCATTATGGAAGAGTACGAGTAAAAGATAAATCATTGCCACCACTGATTACGAATTTTCATGGCTTAGAAATGTTTCAGCATGCAGCTTCCCTCAAAGAGAAGTTAAAACAAGAGCTCTTTAAGTGGCCCGTGACTCATGTATCACGCCTCAGTGGTTTAAACTGTTCTTTAGGTGGTAAACTCACTGCTATTCTTGAAAACTTAGTTTCACCAAATAAAATCATTGAAACTCCCATTGGCATAAGTGAAGATTGGCTCATTGATTCAAACACGATTCAAAGGAATAAAATTAGAAAATTTGTTTTTGTGGGACGCTATGAAAGGCGTAAAGGGATCGAAGAACTAAGCGCAGTCTTGAAAACACTCATCCATACACAAAACTTTGAATTTCATTTCATTGGCCCCATTCCTGAAGGCAAACAAATTTCATCCAAAAAAATCATTTATCATGGCTTATTAGAAGAAGCAGGTGTCAAAGAACTACTCTGTAGTGCTGATCTTCTTGTTTGCCCGAGTTATTCTGAGGGCATGCCTACCGTTATTTTAGAAGCCATGGCAAATGGCTGTGCTATTATTGCCTCTGATGTCGGGGCAGTATCTGAAGAAGTCGATAAATCAAACGGGATACTTATTGAAGCTGGAAGTAAAGAACAATTAAAAGATGCTATCCTAGATTTTATTAAGATGAATGATGAGCAACTCATCAAATTAAAAGAGGCTTCTCTTCAGCGCGTTCGAGAGCAGTTCCTGTGGTCCAAAGTCATAATGCAAAACCTCAAGAAAATCACAGATCATGTTTGA
- a CDS encoding O-antigen ligase family protein translates to MFDHFLSALREHKALWKSAACLIIAGIIHPYAALAVLPLLCLHLSSKKNDSDLFILFFITLILSDSRSIIFRFAHTIKPFFAIFLCLIIFSQKKHFKAKNKTFLCFIPFFFIAFYAIQNNPNPSNSLLKAISYCLLLFVVPIFVKALWQSAPEKLLKTTLLSGQIILVLGLLARLVYPNLATLAGRYRGLLGNPNGLGIYCTLFFILSYCIWFYHKQLMTKRIWLMHFAMIGFSILLSASRNALLSCLLFAFMAIILRKSRVLQILTILFAIFLLPLLKIYFVELVLENDLGEFFRISSVEDLEKGSGRAIAFEFAWQWIQDHYWEGQGFGFTEYLFKEHSERLRLLGHVGNAHNSFLTIWIDTGFIGLICFIAAWSWSFIKASSKSDLALPAYLAICFSCTFESWLAASLNPFTIQALIILTLLSQKSFISKQNHEKTTLPLH, encoded by the coding sequence ATGTTTGATCACTTCCTATCAGCTTTACGTGAACATAAAGCCCTATGGAAATCTGCTGCATGCTTAATCATCGCCGGAATTATTCATCCCTATGCCGCTTTAGCAGTACTTCCCTTGCTCTGCTTACATTTGAGCTCTAAAAAGAACGATAGCGATTTATTTATACTCTTTTTTATTACCCTCATACTCTCCGATAGCCGTAGTATAATCTTTCGCTTTGCCCATACCATCAAACCTTTTTTTGCTATTTTTTTATGCCTCATCATTTTTAGTCAAAAAAAACATTTCAAGGCAAAAAACAAAACTTTCCTTTGCTTCATTCCTTTCTTTTTCATAGCTTTTTATGCTATACAGAATAATCCCAATCCTTCAAATTCACTCCTTAAAGCGATCTCTTATTGCCTCTTACTATTTGTAGTACCCATTTTCGTTAAAGCTCTTTGGCAAAGTGCTCCAGAAAAACTATTAAAAACGACTTTACTGAGTGGTCAAATCATCTTAGTCCTCGGCCTACTTGCACGCTTAGTTTATCCCAATCTAGCTACCTTAGCAGGACGTTACCGCGGGCTCTTAGGCAACCCCAATGGTCTCGGTATTTATTGCACGCTATTTTTCATTTTATCTTACTGTATATGGTTTTATCACAAGCAGCTCATGACCAAGCGAATTTGGCTGATGCATTTTGCTATGATTGGCTTCAGTATTTTATTATCTGCCTCTAGAAATGCACTGCTCAGTTGCCTACTCTTTGCTTTCATGGCTATCATTCTTCGAAAAAGTCGCGTGCTGCAAATCCTGACTATCCTCTTTGCCATTTTCCTTTTACCGCTATTAAAAATCTATTTTGTAGAACTGGTTTTGGAGAATGATTTAGGCGAATTCTTTCGGATCTCCTCGGTAGAAGACTTAGAAAAAGGTTCCGGAAGGGCTATTGCCTTTGAATTTGCTTGGCAGTGGATTCAAGATCACTACTGGGAGGGCCAGGGCTTTGGCTTTACTGAATACCTTTTTAAAGAACATTCAGAAAGACTCCGGCTACTTGGCCATGTGGGTAATGCTCATAATAGTTTTTTAACCATTTGGATTGACACAGGTTTCATCGGCTTGATCTGTTTCATTGCTGCTTGGTCTTGGAGCTTCATCAAGGCTTCTTCAAAATCTGACCTCGCCCTACCTGCTTATCTAGCGATCTGCTTTTCCTGTACTTTTGAATCTTGGTTAGCCGCTTCACTCAATCCCTTCACTATTCAGGCTCTCATTATTCTCACTTTACTCTCGCAAAAATCATTCATATCAAAACAAAATCATGAAAAAACTACTCTTCCTCTACACTGA
- a CDS encoding glycosyltransferase family 4 protein, producing MKKLLFLYTELADYFVNCLNLLAQDPELEIHLVFWPVKSEAPFQFSFNDKIQLYQRADYNKQTLHALSQEIAPQLLFCSGWRDKAYLSIAKHYRSSIPSISAMDNHWKGSLRQQIARVISPLTLKRYFSHIWIPGQAQKEYALKLGFKKEQILSGFYVANQQRFEALFRQREDYPKNFIFVGRYIPHKGIYDLWQAFIELKEEYPNDWTLTCLGTGSDWDQRIQHPDIKHLGFIQPQDMSKHILNASVFILPSHFEPWGVVVHEMAYAGLAMICSSEIGASRQFLKEGENGFSFAAHSLDELKNAMRKFIQMEEAQILKMGDASHDIAQSLTPQTWVNTLKDLI from the coding sequence ATGAAAAAACTACTCTTCCTCTACACTGAATTAGCCGATTATTTCGTTAATTGCCTCAATTTATTAGCGCAAGACCCTGAGCTAGAGATTCATTTGGTCTTTTGGCCCGTGAAATCTGAGGCTCCTTTCCAATTTTCATTTAATGACAAAATTCAGCTTTATCAACGCGCTGATTATAATAAACAAACACTCCATGCACTCAGTCAAGAGATTGCCCCGCAACTCCTATTCTGCAGTGGTTGGCGCGATAAAGCTTATCTCAGTATCGCAAAACATTATCGTTCCTCCATACCAAGCATTAGCGCCATGGATAATCACTGGAAGGGATCATTGAGGCAACAAATTGCACGAGTTATCTCGCCACTTACTTTAAAACGCTATTTTTCTCACATCTGGATCCCTGGCCAGGCTCAAAAAGAATATGCCCTTAAACTTGGTTTCAAAAAAGAGCAAATCCTCAGTGGCTTTTACGTCGCTAATCAACAACGATTTGAGGCCCTTTTCAGGCAGAGAGAAGATTATCCGAAAAACTTCATTTTTGTGGGTCGTTACATCCCTCATAAAGGTATCTATGATTTATGGCAAGCCTTTATAGAACTCAAAGAGGAATACCCTAATGACTGGACACTCACCTGCCTAGGCACCGGTAGTGATTGGGATCAACGAATTCAACACCCCGATATCAAACACCTCGGCTTTATTCAACCCCAGGATATGTCTAAGCATATCTTAAATGCCTCCGTATTTATCTTGCCTTCTCATTTTGAGCCCTGGGGCGTTGTCGTTCATGAAATGGCTTATGCTGGTTTAGCAATGATTTGTAGCTCAGAAATTGGAGCTAGTCGTCAATTCCTAAAAGAAGGTGAAAATGGATTTAGTTTCGCGGCTCATTCTCTTGATGAATTAAAAAATGCTATGCGCAAATTTATTCAAATGGAAGAAGCACAAATACTAAAAATGGGGGATGCGAGTCATGATATAGCTCAATCTTTAACACCTCAAACATGGGTCAATACCTTGAAGGATTTAATCTAG
- the asnB gene encoding asparagine synthase (glutamine-hydrolyzing), whose protein sequence is MGQYLEGFNLVMCGINGIIGLKDPANRELKVQAMNHAMLHRGPDDGGLYSDRNLTLGHRRLAIIDLSNHAHQPMTSADQNHTLVFNGEIYNFQEIKNELKDYTFSSQSDSEVILAAYQKWGIKCLEKFNGMFAFAIYDKTLNKLFIARDRLGIKPLYYYHHNNTFLFSSEIRSLLASDLTPRKINQSCLSEYLSFQTVHAPNTLVQDISLLEAGHYLELNCESLEVQKKQWWQAGTEAPLDLSAQEAQEKTKELFYSAVERRLVSDVPFGAFLSGGIDSSALVGAMADISNKPIETFNISFAEEEFSEAMYAREIAKLNKTNHHEIKLSPDDFLKYLPDALQAIDHPSGDGPNTWVVSQAIKDHCITVALSGLGGDELFAGYAIFERMQKIQNLKILWSLPTPLRSLMGSSLCKLKPSIASQKIRELLKLQNFNFSDVHAISRKVLMTHQVENLLAIPRIREHSKNDFISDKDFIHAQTSMQEISTYLQHVLLRDCDQMSMAHSLEIRVPFLDHNLVEFALSLPDQLKPYGKGLLVESLKHKLPESIVNRPKMGFVFPWQDWLKNQLFSLAEKNIKSLAQKSYFHQNEVLKLWQQFLNNDPTVNYSRIWPLVVLNHWMDSNGID, encoded by the coding sequence ATGGGTCAATACCTTGAAGGATTTAATCTAGTCATGTGTGGTATCAATGGTATTATCGGCCTAAAAGATCCCGCTAATCGCGAACTGAAAGTACAGGCCATGAATCACGCCATGCTCCATCGAGGTCCCGATGATGGCGGCCTCTATTCAGATCGCAATCTGACGCTGGGTCATCGACGACTCGCGATTATTGATTTATCAAATCACGCTCATCAACCCATGACGAGTGCTGATCAAAATCACACACTGGTATTCAATGGCGAAATTTATAATTTCCAAGAAATTAAAAATGAATTAAAGGATTATACTTTTTCTAGTCAGAGTGATAGCGAAGTTATTTTGGCTGCTTACCAAAAATGGGGTATAAAATGTTTAGAGAAATTCAATGGCATGTTTGCCTTTGCCATTTATGATAAAACTTTAAATAAACTCTTCATTGCCCGTGATAGACTCGGGATTAAACCACTCTATTATTACCATCACAATAATACTTTTCTTTTCAGTTCTGAAATTCGATCTTTATTAGCTTCTGATTTAACACCCCGAAAAATCAATCAATCATGCCTGAGTGAATACCTCTCTTTTCAGACTGTCCACGCACCCAATACGCTTGTTCAAGATATTAGTTTGCTCGAAGCGGGCCATTACTTAGAGCTTAATTGTGAATCTCTGGAAGTTCAGAAAAAACAATGGTGGCAAGCCGGTACTGAAGCTCCATTAGATCTCAGTGCCCAAGAAGCCCAAGAAAAAACTAAAGAACTCTTTTACTCCGCAGTTGAAAGACGCCTCGTTTCCGATGTGCCTTTCGGCGCTTTCCTCTCTGGTGGTATTGATTCCAGTGCGCTTGTAGGTGCAATGGCAGACATTTCTAACAAACCCATTGAGACCTTTAATATTTCCTTTGCAGAAGAAGAATTTTCCGAAGCCATGTACGCTCGAGAAATTGCCAAACTTAATAAGACGAATCATCATGAAATAAAATTAAGCCCAGATGATTTTTTAAAATATTTACCCGATGCATTACAAGCTATTGATCATCCCTCTGGGGATGGCCCCAATACTTGGGTAGTCTCGCAAGCGATAAAAGATCACTGCATTACCGTGGCATTATCAGGACTTGGTGGAGATGAACTCTTTGCGGGATACGCAATTTTTGAACGCATGCAAAAAATTCAAAACTTGAAAATCTTATGGTCCTTACCCACTCCCCTGCGCTCTTTAATGGGTTCTAGTCTTTGCAAACTTAAACCCTCCATTGCCAGTCAAAAAATACGTGAACTTTTAAAACTCCAAAATTTTAATTTCAGTGATGTCCATGCAATTTCTCGTAAAGTTTTAATGACCCATCAAGTTGAGAACTTATTAGCTATCCCTCGAATTCGCGAACATTCAAAAAATGACTTTATTAGTGATAAAGACTTTATTCATGCTCAAACTTCGATGCAAGAAATATCGACTTATCTGCAACATGTTTTATTACGTGATTGCGACCAAATGAGCATGGCTCATTCATTAGAAATCAGGGTGCCGTTTCTCGATCACAATTTAGTTGAATTCGCGCTATCGTTACCGGATCAGCTCAAGCCCTACGGCAAGGGTCTATTAGTTGAGAGTCTCAAACATAAATTACCCGAGTCCATTGTTAATCGTCCAAAAATGGGTTTTGTCTTTCCTTGGCAAGATTGGTTAAAAAATCAACTCTTTTCATTAGCAGAAAAAAATATTAAGTCTCTTGCACAAAAAAGCTATTTCCATCAAAATGAAGTCTTAAAGCTTTGGCAACAATTCCTCAATAATGACCCTACCGTTAACTACTCACGTATTTGGCCTTTAGTCGTTCTCAATCATTGGATGGATAGTAATGGTATTGACTAA
- a CDS encoding acyltransferase family protein yields MRGFAAIAVCLYHFVCTTTGYIENEQLLNFFAWGAKGVQMFFIISGVVIPLSMIKDNYTYNNFSYFIKKRFIRIEPPYIATVILGILYLVLRNHIPGSTPIDMTPSVRDTLLHIPYFIPCCRKC; encoded by the coding sequence ATGCGCGGGTTTGCTGCCATTGCAGTATGCCTTTATCATTTTGTGTGTACAACTACCGGATATATTGAAAACGAACAACTGCTTAACTTCTTTGCGTGGGGAGCAAAAGGAGTTCAAATGTTTTTTATTATTTCTGGTGTAGTCATTCCACTATCAATGATTAAAGATAACTATACGTACAACAATTTCTCTTATTTTATTAAAAAACGCTTTATAAGAATTGAGCCCCCATACATTGCTACCGTAATATTAGGAATTTTGTATCTAGTCTTACGAAATCATATTCCTGGGAGCACTCCCATTGACATGACTCCATCAGTCAGAGATACTTTGTTGCATATACCATATTTTATTCCTTGTTGTCGAAAATGCTAA
- a CDS encoding acyltransferase family protein has product MKYRPEIDGLRAIAVIPVILFHLSPALFPSGFIGVDIFFVISGFLITSLVLKEQTKGNFSFKDFWIRRIKRLFPAMATVLIATLIAGYFLLFENEFKSLAAQTIAVLLMLANIKMWKMSDYWAPAAEEIPLLHTWSLGVEEQFYVLYVLLLVFILKFSKKHLLPIISLLFIISFSLCIYSASRYPDANWYFLHTRAWELLAGAIVAILLQKNIYIPKYFSLVGLIGIAISYIIIDKTFLFPSGITILPILATACFIFASHQNRLLTLSPIVYIGKISYPLYLWHWPIIVFYHNVIYPSKLGWTDIVYILLLTFFCSITSYHFIENPIRRSRYKYTSKLIFTVLILVFCVSFAIKKDFIVNTDNSTYTAGHNSQQKYELVHHWKDGPLIFGKDSPQVVLIGSSHARMYAPIIHEICEELNISSAYFTASGTSAPFVSEFYDPKNVKIGGNDRSEYDEIKRKNLALWKPNIIITIDRYEEFFSDPNIEQIYKLYFSELNKYSSNIITLEQIPIAGTASNLLLNLERNKFKNNSMSEHPKHTKVRNLAHKVINNLCKEYDIDFIKTQDLFLNSDGKVIFADKNNVTYYKDDDHLNDHGARLVKSRLKAAILRALKKAPAEYASP; this is encoded by the coding sequence ATGAAATACCGTCCAGAAATTGATGGCTTACGTGCCATTGCAGTTATTCCCGTTATACTTTTCCATCTTTCTCCTGCTTTATTTCCTTCAGGTTTTATTGGCGTCGACATATTTTTTGTTATTTCCGGATTTCTGATCACCTCTTTAGTCTTAAAAGAACAAACCAAAGGGAACTTCTCATTTAAAGACTTTTGGATTCGCAGAATCAAGCGTCTATTCCCTGCCATGGCGACAGTTTTGATCGCGACCTTAATTGCAGGATATTTTTTATTGTTTGAAAATGAGTTTAAGTCTCTCGCCGCCCAAACAATTGCAGTTTTGCTTATGCTCGCAAATATTAAAATGTGGAAAATGTCTGACTATTGGGCTCCTGCTGCAGAAGAAATCCCTTTACTCCATACATGGTCACTCGGAGTGGAAGAACAATTTTATGTACTTTATGTACTTCTCTTGGTTTTCATTCTCAAGTTTTCTAAAAAACACTTACTACCTATTATTTCACTGTTATTTATTATAAGTTTTTCTTTATGTATTTACTCCGCAAGTCGCTACCCTGATGCCAATTGGTATTTCTTGCATACACGTGCCTGGGAACTTTTAGCAGGTGCCATTGTCGCAATTCTTCTTCAAAAGAATATTTATATTCCCAAATACTTTTCCCTAGTGGGTCTGATTGGAATAGCCATATCCTACATCATTATTGATAAAACATTTCTTTTTCCTAGTGGGATAACAATACTTCCTATTTTAGCAACAGCATGCTTCATTTTTGCTTCTCATCAAAATAGGTTACTGACGCTAAGTCCCATTGTTTATATAGGAAAAATTTCTTACCCGCTCTACCTTTGGCATTGGCCTATTATTGTTTTTTATCATAACGTAATTTATCCAAGTAAGTTGGGCTGGACCGATATCGTATACATTCTTTTACTTACGTTTTTTTGCTCCATTACCTCCTATCATTTTATCGAAAATCCAATCCGCCGAAGTCGATATAAGTACACAAGTAAACTCATTTTTACCGTATTAATACTTGTTTTTTGTGTGAGTTTCGCCATTAAAAAAGATTTTATTGTAAATACTGATAATAGTACATATACCGCAGGTCACAATTCTCAACAAAAATACGAATTAGTCCATCATTGGAAAGATGGCCCGCTTATTTTTGGCAAAGACTCACCACAAGTTGTACTTATAGGTTCATCACATGCTAGAATGTATGCGCCAATTATTCATGAAATTTGCGAAGAACTAAATATATCTAGCGCTTATTTCACCGCTTCTGGCACAAGTGCACCTTTTGTCTCTGAGTTTTATGATCCCAAAAATGTGAAAATTGGTGGGAATGACCGAAGCGAATACGATGAAATCAAGCGAAAGAATTTAGCTTTGTGGAAACCTAATATTATAATAACGATAGATAGATATGAAGAATTTTTTTCAGATCCGAATATTGAGCAAATTTACAAGCTTTATTTTTCAGAGCTTAACAAGTATTCTTCCAATATAATAACTCTTGAGCAAATTCCTATTGCTGGTACAGCATCAAATTTATTACTAAACCTTGAGAGAAATAAATTTAAAAATAACTCTATGTCAGAACATCCTAAACACACTAAAGTACGTAACTTAGCTCACAAAGTAATAAATAACCTTTGTAAAGAGTATGATATTGATTTTATCAAAACCCAAGATTTATTCTTGAATTCTGATGGAAAAGTCATTTTTGCCGATAAAAACAATGTCACCTATTACAAAGATGATGACCACCTTAATGATCATGGTGCAAGATTAGTAAAATCTCGTTTAAAAGCTGCTATCCTAAGGGCTTTAAAAAAAGCACCCGCCGAATATGCTTCTCCCTAA
- a CDS encoding glycosyltransferase, whose product MILHTHITLDPTYGGPARTVPALCDAVAQTREVSLISTFTGNRKQETGGRGKQESAQVSVGSGQAKSFELVQVGDGSYRSFATAIEQEIENTEIIHDHGAWLPNNLASFKMAKKHNKPFILTTRGMFEPWAMDHKKWKKKLAWWLYERRILLGADLIHATAMSEAQNLRALGCKQDIVLIPNGVDFPKILPRPQKQENKTLLFISRIHKVKGLMNLLQAWAKLQNDDWCIRIAGPSEEGHREELEGYIADHQLKNISFLGSLNDSEKWQEYVNADLFVLPTHSENFGVVVAEAMAAGLPVITTKGAPWAMLNENNCGWWIDIGVEPLIEAIREAMNLNDDERQSQGAIAQKLAHDHFSWPKIGTEMNQVYDYVLGKGDRPGCVI is encoded by the coding sequence ATGATCCTCCACACACACATCACCCTTGATCCTACTTATGGTGGCCCTGCACGTACAGTGCCGGCCCTCTGCGATGCTGTGGCTCAAACACGGGAAGTGAGCTTAATTAGTACTTTTACAGGAAATAGGAAACAGGAAACAGGAGGCAGGGGAAAGCAAGAAAGTGCTCAGGTGTCAGTTGGTAGTGGTCAGGCGAAAAGCTTTGAATTAGTTCAAGTTGGTGATGGAAGCTACAGGAGTTTTGCAACAGCTATAGAGCAAGAAATTGAAAATACTGAAATCATTCATGATCATGGTGCTTGGCTGCCGAATAATTTAGCCAGCTTCAAAATGGCTAAAAAACATAATAAGCCTTTTATACTCACGACACGAGGCATGTTTGAGCCCTGGGCGATGGATCATAAGAAATGGAAAAAAAAGCTGGCTTGGTGGCTCTATGAAAGGCGAATCTTACTAGGTGCTGATTTAATTCATGCAACGGCTATGAGTGAGGCTCAAAACTTGCGCGCCTTAGGCTGCAAGCAGGATATTGTCTTGATCCCCAATGGCGTTGATTTTCCTAAAATTTTGCCAAGGCCGCAAAAACAAGAAAACAAAACTTTACTCTTTATTTCTCGGATTCATAAAGTCAAAGGGCTCATGAATCTACTCCAAGCATGGGCGAAGCTGCAGAATGATGATTGGTGCATTCGTATTGCAGGACCCAGCGAAGAGGGTCATCGCGAAGAACTCGAAGGCTATATTGCTGATCATCAGCTCAAAAACATTTCTTTCTTAGGGTCACTCAATGATTCTGAAAAATGGCAAGAATACGTCAATGCCGATCTCTTTGTGCTTCCTACTCATTCAGAGAACTTTGGTGTGGTCGTAGCAGAAGCCATGGCCGCGGGCCTACCAGTCATTACCACCAAGGGCGCCCCTTGGGCAATGCTCAATGAAAACAATTGCGGTTGGTGGATTGATATTGGGGTAGAACCACTTATCGAAGCAATCAGAGAGGCGATGAATCTCAATGATGATGAGAGGCAGAGCCAAGGAGCCATTGCCCAAAAACTTGCCCACGATCATTTCTCTTGGCCTAAAATCGGTACCGAAATGAATCAGGTTTATGATTACGTACTCGGCAAGGGGGATAGGCCGGGGTGTGTTATCTAA
- a CDS encoding four helix bundle protein, which yields MAFEDLEVWKRSAALSAEVYLVLKDLKDYGFKDQITRSCLSISSNVAEGIERKTSKDTLKFLTYSQGSCAEFRSQTYIGIKINYIPSKIGHQWVQESKEISAMIIGLSKSIAN from the coding sequence ATGGCATTTGAAGATTTAGAAGTTTGGAAACGATCTGCAGCTTTATCAGCTGAAGTGTACCTAGTTTTAAAAGACTTGAAAGATTATGGCTTCAAGGATCAAATCACAAGATCATGCTTGTCCATCTCCAGTAATGTAGCCGAAGGTATTGAACGAAAAACGAGTAAAGATACTTTAAAGTTCTTAACTTACTCACAAGGCTCATGCGCAGAATTCAGATCTCAAACATATATTGGAATCAAAATAAATTACATCCCTAGTAAAATTGGTCATCAATGGGTTCAAGAAAGTAAAGAAATCTCGGCTATGATTATTGGCTTATCTAAATCAATAGCTAATTAA
- a CDS encoding WcaF family extracellular polysaccharide biosynthesis acetyltransferase gives MMKQNLEKFNNSDFDRGASKGKELFWLLLRGFFFEFSVLPLSGLRRKILNLFGSKIQGSVTLKPQVKITFPWKLSVGENSWIGEEAWLMNLAPIEIGANVSISQRVMLCTGSHNWKKESFDLITQPIIIKDGAWICANVFIGPGVTIGENCVVTAGSVVTCDLPANMICSGNPAKPVKER, from the coding sequence ATGATGAAACAAAACTTAGAAAAATTTAATAACTCCGACTTTGATCGCGGTGCGTCCAAAGGCAAAGAACTCTTTTGGTTACTCTTGCGTGGCTTCTTCTTTGAATTCTCAGTTCTTCCCCTCAGTGGACTGCGCCGCAAGATTCTTAATCTCTTTGGTTCGAAGATACAGGGGTCTGTCACCCTCAAACCCCAAGTGAAAATTACTTTCCCCTGGAAACTCTCTGTGGGTGAAAATTCTTGGATTGGTGAAGAAGCTTGGTTAATGAATCTCGCTCCCATCGAGATCGGAGCTAATGTATCCATCTCTCAAAGAGTTATGCTCTGTACTGGTAGCCACAATTGGAAAAAAGAGAGCTTTGATCTGATTACTCAACCGATCATTATCAAAGATGGTGCCTGGATTTGTGCCAATGTATTTATTGGGCCCGGCGTCACCATTGGTGAAAACTGTGTCGTCACGGCAGGCTCAGTAGTGACATGCGACTTGCCAGCAAATATGATTTGCTCGGGCAATCCGGCTAAGCCGGTTAAAGAAAGATAG